One Blastocatellia bacterium DNA segment encodes these proteins:
- a CDS encoding YggT family protein encodes MNVVGFVFEAIRGFLWVVFALAVGLVVARMVVDGLRLNPFGWFPYVIRRWSEPLLMPLRRNPLAFTSRYDLAPILFLILAILVLAFGLHFVSDVHRAVIGFWIAARFFAQGELGPGARHLIGHVLLLALSVAMICVIFGVVFSWIGVYRGRLVRFIWWGFERITTPLRRVVPPLGMFDLTPLAAYFILLILSWIVQVTFFG; translated from the coding sequence ATGAACGTCGTGGGATTCGTCTTCGAAGCGATCCGGGGATTCCTATGGGTGGTGTTCGCGCTCGCAGTGGGATTGGTCGTGGCGCGAATGGTCGTGGACGGATTGCGCTTGAATCCTTTCGGGTGGTTCCCCTACGTGATCCGACGGTGGAGCGAGCCGTTACTCATGCCCTTGCGGCGCAATCCGCTGGCGTTCACTTCGCGATACGATCTGGCGCCCATCCTCTTCCTCATTCTGGCGATCCTCGTGCTCGCCTTCGGCCTGCATTTCGTGAGCGATGTGCATCGCGCCGTGATTGGGTTCTGGATCGCCGCGCGGTTCTTCGCGCAAGGCGAGCTCGGTCCTGGCGCGCGGCATCTCATCGGGCACGTGCTTTTGCTCGCGCTCTCGGTGGCGATGATCTGCGTCATCTTCGGCGTCGTCTTCTCTTGGATCGGCGTGTATCGCGGGCGACTTGTGCGCTTCATTTGGTGGGGGTTCGAGCGGATCACGACTCCGCTGCGACGGGTGGTGCCTCCACTGGGGATGTTCGATCTGACGCCGCTTGCGGCGTATTTCATCCTCCTGATCCTCTCGTGGATCGTGCAGGTCACGTTCTTCGGATAG
- a CDS encoding menaquinone biosynthesis protein — MTERTEKPVIAASTYLNSAPLCYSFLHGSLREAVLFLPHAAPSTCSELLRDGQVDAALIPVIEYQRIENAAVVPGVAVVSPHEVRSVFLASRVPMERVRRVALDISSRTGATLTRIFFEHFLDRRVQYIPWPPDVDAMLAVADAALLIGDPALQVRYHRSDLRFYDYARLWREYTGKPLVFAFWAVREDRWRHGAVVDFQQAREEGLRHRDQIIARYAETLRLPLEFLRLYLEESVTYDLDEEGIASLALFYDLAHRVGVVSDVKPLRFLSVRSG; from the coding sequence GTGACGGAGCGGACGGAGAAGCCGGTGATCGCGGCCTCGACCTACTTGAATTCAGCACCTTTGTGCTACAGCTTCCTTCACGGGTCTCTTCGTGAGGCCGTTCTCTTTCTCCCTCACGCGGCGCCTTCGACCTGCAGCGAGCTATTGCGGGATGGTCAGGTGGATGCGGCCCTGATCCCCGTCATCGAGTATCAGCGGATCGAAAATGCAGCGGTCGTTCCTGGAGTCGCCGTCGTCTCCCCGCATGAGGTGCGGAGCGTTTTCCTCGCGTCGCGCGTGCCGATGGAGCGCGTGCGGCGCGTCGCGCTGGACATCTCCTCGCGAACTGGTGCCACTCTGACGCGCATTTTTTTCGAGCACTTTTTGGATCGTCGCGTGCAGTACATTCCCTGGCCGCCCGATGTGGACGCTATGCTCGCGGTCGCCGATGCTGCCCTTCTGATTGGAGATCCGGCCCTTCAGGTGCGCTATCATCGTTCGGACCTTCGCTTCTACGACTACGCGCGGCTGTGGCGGGAATACACGGGGAAGCCGTTAGTCTTCGCTTTTTGGGCTGTGCGAGAGGATCGTTGGAGGCATGGAGCGGTCGTGGACTTCCAGCAAGCGAGGGAGGAAGGGCTGCGACATCGGGATCAGATCATCGCGCGATATGCGGAGACGCTGCGCCTGCCGCTGGAGTTCCTTCGGCTGTATTTGGAGGAATCGGTCACGTACGACCTGGATGAGGAGGGAATCGCCAGCCTCGCGCTGTTTTACGATCTCGCGCATCGCGTGGGAGTGGTGAGTGACGTGAAGCCGTTGCGATTTCTCTCAGTGCGAAGCGGATGA
- a CDS encoding ribonuclease catalytic domain-containing protein, which translates to MDGRRIEECEGRIVEFLDEEMPQLGLVLKAGKERVHLLDERGRESSVSVARVYLVHTVKPIERGEFPQQLETLRAQIEARRREVDLDLLWEGVRGEEREYTLAELTEHYFGTASAIEQAAMMRALVEDRLYFRRRGVRFIPRSPEQLEQIRHQEAQRQQRAQLKERVISWFRFVLTSTEPVEVPEEWTGILERVEDFLLRRQMNDVARWLVEVDEERTARDIAYEVLVKTGRLEAMADPFLILAGLDVTFRTRAIEAADRLIPFAGASDRVDFTSAWTVSIDDEETEEIDDALSLEPAAEGWRLGIHIADVAHYVRKGDALDEEAARRGVTAYLPTQRVLMFPERLSCDLASLRQGELRPTLSLVLSVDEEGSVRETTLVPGMIRVRWRLSYEGADRLIAEDEGEMGEYLRQLLRWARQWADERFQRGALWLRRPEMKVRVRDGQIHVKRLDPGTPSRFLVSELMVLMNHVAAEHAAREGIPIIFRAQDPPAHPLDDELRAQLRAAYDPVRIEQVVRGLQRSRLSLSPQPHAGLGLSAYTQLTSPIRRFADLVVQRQIRAALVGEPYPYEREELLEVLATAETVEREMRALEQRAQRYWLLEYLRQLPEEAELEALVIKRVREGYEVELTEWLVRALLRANAELAPGTPLRVKREHCDPKSGLLRVRMV; encoded by the coding sequence ATGGATGGGCGTCGAATCGAAGAGTGCGAGGGGCGGATCGTCGAATTCCTCGACGAGGAGATGCCTCAACTGGGGCTCGTCCTCAAGGCTGGAAAGGAGCGCGTGCACCTTCTGGATGAGCGAGGGCGGGAGAGCTCTGTGTCGGTGGCGCGGGTGTATCTCGTGCACACAGTGAAGCCCATCGAGCGGGGGGAATTCCCACAGCAGCTCGAGACCTTACGGGCGCAGATCGAAGCTCGGCGTCGAGAGGTTGATCTCGATCTCCTATGGGAGGGGGTACGGGGAGAAGAGCGGGAATATACGCTCGCGGAATTGACCGAGCACTATTTCGGCACGGCCTCCGCGATTGAGCAAGCCGCGATGATGCGCGCACTCGTCGAGGATCGCCTTTATTTTCGGCGGCGCGGGGTGCGTTTCATCCCCCGTTCGCCGGAGCAGTTGGAACAAATCCGTCATCAGGAAGCGCAGCGGCAGCAACGCGCGCAGCTCAAAGAGCGGGTAATCAGTTGGTTTCGCTTCGTGCTCACCTCCACGGAGCCGGTGGAAGTGCCCGAGGAATGGACGGGGATACTGGAGCGCGTGGAAGACTTCCTCCTGCGCCGGCAGATGAACGATGTGGCTCGATGGCTCGTGGAAGTGGATGAGGAGCGAACAGCGCGCGATATCGCCTATGAGGTGTTGGTGAAGACGGGACGATTGGAGGCGATGGCCGATCCCTTCCTCATCCTCGCAGGGTTGGACGTGACCTTTCGGACGCGGGCCATCGAAGCCGCTGATCGGTTGATCCCATTCGCCGGAGCTTCGGATCGCGTGGACTTCACGTCGGCATGGACGGTCTCGATTGATGACGAAGAAACCGAGGAGATTGACGACGCCCTCAGTCTGGAGCCAGCGGCCGAGGGATGGCGCCTGGGGATCCACATCGCTGATGTGGCGCACTACGTGCGCAAGGGGGATGCGCTCGATGAAGAGGCAGCGCGGCGCGGAGTGACGGCTTACCTGCCGACGCAGCGCGTGTTGATGTTCCCTGAGCGACTCTCCTGTGATCTGGCGAGCTTGCGACAAGGGGAATTGCGACCGACGCTCAGTCTCGTGCTCAGCGTGGACGAGGAGGGGAGCGTGCGCGAAACGACGCTCGTCCCTGGCATGATCCGCGTCCGATGGCGGCTCAGTTATGAGGGAGCGGACCGGTTGATCGCCGAGGATGAGGGGGAGATGGGCGAGTATTTGCGGCAGCTCTTGCGATGGGCGCGGCAGTGGGCCGACGAGCGGTTTCAGCGGGGCGCTCTTTGGCTGCGGCGTCCCGAGATGAAGGTGCGCGTGCGCGATGGTCAAATTCATGTCAAGCGGCTCGATCCGGGAACGCCCAGCCGTTTCCTGGTGAGCGAGCTGATGGTCTTGATGAATCACGTCGCGGCCGAACACGCGGCCCGTGAGGGCATCCCGATCATCTTTCGGGCGCAGGATCCACCGGCGCATCCCCTCGATGACGAATTGCGCGCGCAATTGCGCGCGGCCTACGATCCCGTTCGCATTGAACAGGTCGTTCGAGGGCTTCAGCGTTCTCGCCTCTCGCTCTCCCCGCAACCGCATGCGGGGCTCGGCCTGAGCGCTTATACCCAGCTGACCTCCCCTATTCGACGCTTCGCCGATCTGGTCGTGCAGCGGCAGATTCGGGCGGCTCTGGTCGGCGAACCCTATCCTTACGAGCGGGAGGAGTTGTTGGAAGTTTTGGCGACAGCGGAGACGGTCGAGCGCGAAATGCGCGCGTTGGAGCAGCGAGCGCAACGCTACTGGCTGCTGGAATATCTCCGGCAGCTTCCGGAAGAGGCGGAGTTAGAAGCTCTCGTCATCAAACGCGTCCGCGAGGGGTATGAGGTCGAATTGACGGAGTGGCTCGTGCGAGCGCTCCTGCGCGCGAACGCGGAGCTGGCTCCCGGGACGCCTCTGCGCGTGAAGCGCGAGCATTGTGATCCGAAATCTGGCCTCTTGCGGGTGCGGATGGTTTGA
- a CDS encoding heme-binding protein — protein MITVPKLTLEDAKIILEGAERKAREIGVPMDIAVVDDGGNLLAFYRMDGAKITSIDIAINKAFTAAGARKATHEYAEIAQPGGPAFGIHVSNQGRFMIFGGGLPIFVDGQIVGGVGCSSGTPEQDRLVAQAGIEAFLASLERG, from the coding sequence ATGATCACGGTTCCGAAACTGACGCTCGAGGATGCCAAGATCATCCTAGAAGGCGCCGAACGCAAGGCGCGCGAGATCGGCGTGCCGATGGACATCGCCGTCGTGGACGATGGGGGGAATCTGCTCGCCTTCTATCGCATGGATGGGGCGAAGATCACCAGCATTGATATCGCCATCAATAAAGCGTTCACGGCGGCGGGAGCGCGCAAGGCGACGCACGAATATGCGGAGATCGCGCAGCCGGGGGGACCGGCCTTTGGCATCCACGTCAGCAACCAAGGTCGGTTCATGATCTTCGGCGGTGGCCTGCCGATCTTCGTGGATGGACAGATCGTCGGCGGCGTCGGCTGCAGCTCGGGAACGCCGGAGCAAGATCGGTTGGTCGCACAAGCCGGCATCGAGGCGTTCTTGGCTTCCCTCGAACGAGGATAA
- a CDS encoding YggS family pyridoxal phosphate-dependent enzyme, protein MSEEIAERVALVRERIRRAAERAGRSSEEITLVAVTKGVEVERIRAAIAAGLTHFGENRVQEAERKITEIHAPIVWHLVGHLQSNKARRAVQLFHAIHSLDSLRLAERLDRIAGELGRTIPVLLQVDLAGEPTKFGIPVDQLIEVARGCRPLRHLSVRGLMAIPPYFEDPERVRPYFRRLAECLRELNAREIFEPPLRDLSMGMSHDFEVAIEEGATMVRIGRAIFGERQP, encoded by the coding sequence ATGTCGGAAGAGATTGCCGAACGCGTCGCGCTCGTGCGCGAGCGGATTCGCCGCGCTGCTGAACGCGCGGGGCGCTCGTCCGAAGAGATCACGCTCGTGGCGGTGACAAAAGGCGTGGAGGTGGAGCGCATTCGCGCAGCGATCGCCGCCGGGCTCACTCATTTTGGCGAGAATCGCGTTCAGGAAGCGGAGCGGAAGATCACCGAAATCCATGCCCCGATCGTCTGGCATTTGGTCGGACATCTGCAATCGAATAAGGCGAGGCGGGCCGTTCAACTCTTCCACGCGATCCATTCGCTCGATAGTCTTCGGTTGGCCGAACGGCTCGATCGCATCGCCGGCGAGTTGGGGCGTACGATCCCTGTCTTGCTGCAGGTGGATCTGGCGGGGGAGCCAACGAAGTTCGGCATCCCCGTGGATCAGCTCATCGAGGTGGCGCGCGGATGTCGTCCTCTGCGGCATCTCAGCGTCCGGGGATTAATGGCCATCCCCCCATACTTTGAGGATCCCGAGCGCGTGCGTCCCTATTTTCGCCGATTGGCCGAATGCTTGCGGGAACTGAACGCGCGGGAGATCTTCGAGCCGCCGCTCCGAGATCTCTCGATGGGCATGAGCCACGATTTCGAAGTCGCCATCGAGGAAGGAGCGACCATGGTCCGCATCGGACGCGCGATCTTCGGAGAACGTCAGCCATGA
- a CDS encoding OmpA family protein, protein MRRRSLLWLVVILWCGVRSIAGQQAPAPSPMTSTFVGGSSTGLFGTWSARTLRRGEWTWGVFWNNFDRDPGDIDVNQIPVNFTLGLTDRIEVFGTIDFFQQVTTRQPFLLSGSGFNLGRLRFGGPGADPIRAFGPPRGGRDGTAFFPGTSAPGGGILPALGALAFRYPGFGPFDRPSYYNDFPFFPFTDESGPRMSSNGLGNFTLGMKVGLSDPDRRFAWSAAALLRLPSARHYSALAHGRGAGVVDGGVALIFSETFWGERLRLHQNLGYIATGSVHRGGVKILDRRDELLLNAGLELGLHHSVIYTAELNSKVFVGGGTPNLNPVNPLDLLLGARFLFSEGRIQLGGGWRMFLTNADRRAFFSEDPILVTVNKDDANGFVITLSLGRRKARPTPPPPNRPPVITALEADKEQVTDGEPIQFTARAYDPDGDFLIYTWETTAGRIRGTGPSVTLETRGVNPNIGAPPVRVTVTVTVDDGRGGSDTASKTVTVLAPTPPPPPPPPPPPNRPPRIEAIEITVVGTPQIAGQFTDGDLLAIRAVATDPDGDPLSYSWSSSLGVIEGTGPEVRLNTTGFTAGPGAPPVSVTIALRVEDGRGGTDSDSRTILVHSLPRPTPIRAGELFFPQNTARITNEHKAALDDVADRLLRDPRARLVIMAYADRSEVRNVARRRAENARAYLVTSRGIDPARIIIRVIGAARPHPSGERRMNRRLELWIVPEGAEMPR, encoded by the coding sequence GTGAGGCGACGCTCGCTGTTGTGGCTCGTCGTTATCCTTTGGTGTGGCGTGCGCTCGATCGCAGGACAGCAGGCACCAGCACCCTCGCCCATGACCTCGACATTCGTCGGCGGATCGAGCACGGGATTATTTGGGACGTGGAGCGCGCGCACATTGCGTCGGGGCGAATGGACCTGGGGCGTCTTCTGGAACAACTTCGATCGGGACCCTGGGGACATTGATGTCAACCAGATCCCCGTGAATTTCACGTTGGGGTTGACGGATCGGATCGAGGTCTTCGGCACGATTGATTTCTTTCAGCAGGTGACGACGCGTCAGCCGTTCCTGCTGAGTGGCAGCGGATTCAATCTCGGGCGCCTGCGCTTCGGAGGGCCAGGAGCTGATCCCATTCGCGCCTTCGGTCCACCGCGAGGCGGGCGAGATGGAACGGCCTTCTTCCCGGGGACGAGTGCGCCGGGCGGAGGCATTCTTCCCGCCCTTGGGGCTTTGGCCTTTCGATATCCAGGATTCGGGCCGTTCGATCGGCCGAGCTATTACAACGACTTTCCTTTCTTCCCCTTCACTGATGAGAGCGGCCCGCGCATGTCCTCAAACGGATTGGGGAATTTCACGCTGGGGATGAAGGTGGGGCTCTCCGATCCCGATCGGCGCTTCGCGTGGAGCGCCGCAGCGCTGCTTCGGTTGCCATCGGCTCGCCATTATTCTGCGCTCGCTCATGGCCGCGGCGCAGGAGTCGTGGACGGGGGGGTGGCGCTGATCTTCAGCGAGACCTTTTGGGGGGAGCGCCTGCGTCTGCATCAAAACCTCGGATACATCGCCACGGGCAGCGTGCATCGAGGGGGGGTGAAGATCCTCGATCGCCGCGATGAGCTGCTGCTCAATGCCGGATTAGAGCTAGGGCTTCATCACTCGGTGATCTACACGGCCGAGCTGAACTCGAAGGTCTTCGTCGGAGGCGGGACGCCGAACCTGAATCCCGTGAATCCATTGGATCTACTCCTTGGCGCGCGGTTTCTGTTCAGCGAAGGGCGGATTCAACTCGGCGGCGGATGGCGCATGTTCCTGACAAACGCCGATCGGCGCGCCTTCTTCTCCGAAGATCCGATCTTGGTCACCGTGAATAAGGACGATGCCAATGGCTTTGTCATCACGTTGAGTCTTGGACGTCGCAAGGCGCGCCCGACGCCTCCGCCGCCGAATCGGCCTCCGGTCATCACGGCATTGGAAGCGGACAAGGAGCAGGTGACCGATGGCGAGCCCATCCAATTCACGGCCCGCGCGTATGATCCTGATGGCGACTTCCTCATCTACACCTGGGAGACGACAGCCGGACGCATCAGGGGCACCGGCCCAAGCGTCACCCTCGAAACCAGAGGCGTGAATCCGAACATCGGTGCGCCTCCCGTTCGCGTGACGGTAACGGTCACCGTGGACGATGGCCGCGGCGGATCGGATACGGCTAGTAAGACGGTCACGGTCTTGGCGCCCACTCCGCCACCTCCACCGCCTCCACCACCTCCGCCGAACCGTCCGCCGCGCATCGAAGCAATCGAGATCACCGTCGTAGGCACGCCTCAAATCGCCGGGCAGTTCACCGATGGCGATCTGCTCGCCATTCGCGCCGTGGCGACGGATCCGGACGGCGATCCGCTCTCCTACAGTTGGTCGTCCTCGCTTGGCGTGATCGAAGGGACGGGACCTGAGGTGCGGCTCAATACGACGGGCTTCACGGCGGGGCCGGGCGCGCCGCCGGTCTCGGTCACGATCGCGCTGCGAGTGGAGGATGGACGCGGGGGGACCGATTCCGATTCACGCACGATCCTCGTGCATTCGCTTCCGCGTCCGACGCCTATTCGGGCGGGCGAACTCTTCTTCCCACAGAATACGGCTCGGATCACCAACGAGCATAAGGCAGCGCTAGACGACGTCGCGGATCGGTTGCTCCGAGACCCGCGCGCGCGTTTGGTGATCATGGCCTATGCCGATCGTAGCGAAGTGCGAAACGTGGCGCGACGCCGAGCCGAGAACGCGCGGGCATATCTGGTCACGAGTCGGGGCATTGATCCCGCGCGCATCATCATTCGGGTCATTGGCGCTGCGCGGCCCCATCCGAGTGGGGAGCGCCGGATGAACCGCCGTCTGGAGTTGTGGATTGTGCCGGAAGGGGCTGAGATGCCTCGGTGA